The DNA region AGACGACCGATGCCAGCGTTAATAAAGTGACCGCATCCCTGTTCCAAAAATACAAAAGGCCGGAAGACTACGCGGCAGCGCCGCTGGAGGAATTGGAACGGGACATCCGAACCATCGGCCTTTACCGGAACAAGGCGAAGAACATCAAAAAATTGTGCGAAATCCTGTTGCGCGAATACGGAGGAAAAGTTCCCGCGGACCGGGACGAATTGATGAAACTCCCCGGCGTCGGGAGAAAGACGGCCAATGTGGTGGTCTCCGTCGCCTTCGGCATACCGGCCATCGCCGTCGACACCCATGTGGAACGGGTCAGCAAGCGGCTGGGCATCTGCCGCTGGAAGGATACCCCTTTGCAGGTGGAAGAAACCTTGATGAAGAAGGTGCCGAAGGAAGAATGGTCGATCACCCACCACCGGCTCATTTTTTTCGGGCGGTACCATTGCAAGGCCCAGTCGCCGAAATGTACCGTCTGTCCTTTGTTCCATCTGTGCCGGGAGGGGAAAAAGCGGCTAAAAACGACGTGACCGATCAAGCCGCTCTGCCGGGTCTCCGGAAAAACATCCGGAGGCGGGGATGATGGCTGTGGCGGCCTTGAAGTGGAGCGCCGCCGCTGCCGGAAAAATCCGGAGGCGGGGATGGTCCGGAAAAATCGGCCGGTTTCCGGTTTTTCGCCCATTTCTTTTTCCCGACTTTTACAGTTGAAATTGAAAAATTGGGCT from Caldibacillus debilis DSM 16016 includes:
- the nth gene encoding endonuclease III: MLTKKEIRYCLDEIGKMFPDAHCELNHSNPFELLIAVVLSAQTTDASVNKVTASLFQKYKRPEDYAAAPLEELERDIRTIGLYRNKAKNIKKLCEILLREYGGKVPADRDELMKLPGVGRKTANVVVSVAFGIPAIAVDTHVERVSKRLGICRWKDTPLQVEETLMKKVPKEEWSITHHRLIFFGRYHCKAQSPKCTVCPLFHLCREGKKRLKTT